A genomic segment from Cyprinus carpio isolate SPL01 chromosome A22, ASM1834038v1, whole genome shotgun sequence encodes:
- the LOC122134830 gene encoding WAP four-disulfide core domain protein 2-like, with protein MTARVYFSLIAVLLCLFGYLSVTHAIQRRTTVDGYCPVTLTVVPSRRGCSSDEDCPGGHKCCRFDCGPVCVLPVLVKPGQCPLPEMIPLCAESCFRDAQCPATQKCCPTTGSFACSEPRGQGRGQASCQGHGSGQGSGQGSGQGQGHGSGQGQGHGSGQGQGQGHGSG; from the exons ATGACTGCTCGAGTGTATTTCTCTTtgattgctgttttgttgtgtctGTTTGGATACTTGAGTGTAACTCACGCTATTCAAAGACGAACCACAG TGGACGGTTATTGTCCAGTGACGCTGACGGTCGTGCCATCCCGTCGAGGATGTTCTTCTGATGAAGACTGCCCTGGAGGACACAAATGCTGTCGATTTGACTGTGGGCCTGTTTGCGTGCTGCCTGTTTTAG TGAAGCCGGGTCAGTGTCCCCTACCGGAGATGATTCCACTGTGTGCGGAAAGCTGCTTCCGTGATGCCCAGTGTCCTGCCACACAGAAATGTTGCCCAACCACCGGTAGCTTTGCATGCAGTGAACCACGTGGTCAGGGAAGAGGTCAGGCAAGTTGCCAGGGCCATGGAAGCGGTCAGGGAAGTGGACAGGGAAGCGGCCAAGGACAGGGTCATGGAAGCGGTCAAGGACAGGGTCATGGAAGCGGCCAGGGCCAAGGACAGGGTCATGGAAGCGGTTAG
- the LOC122134938 gene encoding glycine-rich cell wall structural protein 2-like, whose protein sequence is TGQGQGQGRGQGQGQGQGSGQGQGQGSGQGQGQGSGQGQGQGQGSGQGQGSGQGQGQGHGSGQGQGQGSGQGQGQGQGSGQGQGQGQGHGSGQGQGSGQGHGSGQGQGQGHGSGQGQGQGQGHGSGQGHGSGQGQGSGQGQGQGQGHGSGQGQGQGHGRGQGHGSGQGQGQGQGHGSGQGQGQGQGSGQGQGHGSGQGQGSGQGQGQGQGQGHGSGKGQGQGSGQGQGSGQGQGQGHGSGQGQGQGSGQGQGSGQGQGQGSGQGQGQGHGSGQGSGQGQGQGHGQGSGQGQGTGQGCGQGSSQGKCQRCGH, encoded by the exons ACAGGTCAGGGCCAGGGTCAGGGACGCGGACAAGGCCAGGGACAAGGTCAGGGAAGTGGCCAGGGACAAGGTCAGGGAAGTGGACAGGGACAAGGTCAGGGAAGTGGACAGGGACAAGGACAGggtcagggaagtg GACAGGgtcagggaagcggccagggacAAGGTCAGGGTCATGGAAGCGGCCAGGGACAAGGTCAGGGAAGTGGACAGGGACAAGGACAGggtcagggaagcggtcagggGCAAGGTCAGGGACAGGGTCATGGAAGCGGCCAGGgacagggaagcggacagggtcATGGAAGCGGCCAGGGACAAGGTCAGGGTCatggaagcggacagggccagggacaAGGACAGGGTCATGGAAGCGGACAGGGTCATGGAAGCGGACAGGgtcagggaagcggacagggccagggacaAGGTCAGGGTCATGGAAGCGGCCAGGGACAAGGACAGGGTCATGGAAGAGGACAGGGTCATGGAAGCGGACAGGGGCAAGGTCAGGGACAGGGTCATGGAAGCGGCCAGGGGCAAGGCCAGGgacagggaagcggacagggccagggtCATGGAAGTGGACAGGgtcagggaagcggacagggccagggacaAGGTCAGGGACAGGGTCATGGAAGCGGCAAGGGGCAAGgacagggaagcggacagggtcagggaagcggccagggacAAG GTCAGGGTCATGGAAGTGGCCAGGGACAAGGTCAGGGAAGTGGACAGGGTCAGGGAAGCGGTCAAGGACAGGGTCAGGGAAGTGGACAAGGTCAGGGCCAGGGTCATGGAAGCGGTCAGGGAAGCGGTCAAGGCCAGGGACAGGGCCATGGTCAGGGAAGTGGACAGGGCCAGGGGACTGGTCAGGGATGTGGTCAAGGAAGCAGTCAGGGAAAATGTCAGAGATGTGGTCATTGA